The Legionella cincinnatiensis genome includes a region encoding these proteins:
- a CDS encoding YciI family protein → MFVIQLTYLVPLNEVDKYLQSHREFLDYYYKQGLLVASGPMKPRTGGIIIAATNDRAYLESIFKNDPYYLAEIAEYQFIEFTPVNHRAELKELIQKTEGKLC, encoded by the coding sequence ATGTTCGTAATTCAATTAACTTATCTAGTACCTCTTAATGAAGTAGATAAATATTTACAGTCACACAGAGAGTTTCTTGATTACTATTACAAACAAGGATTATTGGTAGCTTCTGGCCCAATGAAACCACGTACAGGCGGGATCATCATTGCGGCTACCAATGATCGCGCTTATCTTGAATCCATATTCAAAAATGACCCCTATTATTTAGCAGAAATAGCGGAGTATCAATTTATTGAATTTACCCCTGTCAATCATCGAGCTGAACTCAAAGAGCTTATTCAGAAAACGGAAGGCAAATTATGTTGA
- the gcvH gene encoding glycine cleavage system protein GcvH, producing the protein MNDLKFTMTHEWLKKGNEEVTIGITDHAQELLGDMVFVELPEIGDQVSAGEELGVVESVKAASDFYAPVSGIVTAVNEMVVENPALVNSDPYAAGWLVKLKPSHPDELNSLLNAEQYQNEIAEEH; encoded by the coding sequence ATGAATGATTTAAAATTCACAATGACGCATGAATGGCTAAAAAAAGGAAATGAAGAGGTAACTATAGGTATTACGGATCATGCTCAAGAACTTTTGGGAGATATGGTTTTTGTTGAGCTTCCAGAAATAGGTGATCAAGTAAGTGCTGGTGAAGAATTAGGTGTGGTTGAATCTGTAAAAGCTGCCTCTGATTTTTACGCCCCAGTTAGTGGTATTGTCACTGCAGTTAATGAAATGGTTGTTGAAAATCCAGCACTCGTTAATAGCGACCCCTATGCAGCTGGCTGGCTCGTTAAACTAAAACCAAGCCATCCTGATGAACTAAATAGCTTGTTAAACGCCGAACAATATCAAAATGAGATTGCTGAGGAACATTAA
- the gcvPA gene encoding aminomethyl-transferring glycine dehydrogenase subunit GcvPA, whose amino-acid sequence MPYIPHTPEDIKAMLSAIGAQETQALFDEIPLALQYTGFQNIPAGINEMDVLKEAQNLANKNRNGICFIGAGCYEHHIPAAVWDIASRGEFLTAYTPYQAEASQGTLQLLYEYQTMICELTGMDVSNASMYDGATSLAEAILMAVRINKRSKTNRVLIAGTIHPFYRETIETILRNQHIEAITLPFDEKQGIIALSALEQYSGEDITALVIAQPNFFGCLERVDELSDWAHQNNVISIACVNPVSLALLKPPGLWGHHGVDIVCGEGQPLGSPMASGGPYFGFLSTRMGHVRQLPGRLIGCTLDKDGKRGFTLTLQAREQHIRRAKATSNICTNQGLLVTAATIHMSLLGAEGLRQVASQCHQNTHVLAEVLTQIDGVELVFDAPYFHEVLLQLNQPVDQVLKELANAGITGGYAPGIHYPQLANTLLVCATEMRTDEDIELYAKTLKAIMSQRGAQCS is encoded by the coding sequence ATGCCTTATATCCCACATACCCCTGAAGACATCAAGGCCATGTTGAGTGCTATTGGAGCACAAGAAACACAAGCCTTGTTTGATGAGATCCCATTAGCTTTGCAATATACAGGCTTTCAAAACATACCTGCTGGCATCAACGAAATGGATGTGTTGAAAGAAGCACAAAACTTAGCGAATAAAAACCGTAATGGAATTTGCTTCATAGGGGCAGGATGTTATGAACATCATATTCCTGCCGCAGTGTGGGATATTGCTTCTCGTGGAGAGTTCTTAACCGCTTATACGCCATATCAAGCTGAAGCCAGTCAGGGCACCTTACAGTTACTCTATGAATATCAAACCATGATCTGTGAACTCACTGGTATGGATGTCTCTAATGCATCGATGTATGATGGCGCCACGTCTTTGGCAGAAGCCATTTTAATGGCAGTGCGCATCAACAAACGCAGTAAAACAAATCGTGTGTTAATTGCTGGCACTATTCATCCTTTTTATCGTGAAACGATTGAAACAATCCTACGTAACCAACATATCGAAGCCATTACTTTACCGTTTGATGAAAAGCAAGGCATTATCGCTCTTTCTGCATTAGAGCAATATTCTGGCGAAGATATTACTGCACTCGTGATTGCACAACCTAACTTCTTTGGCTGCCTTGAACGAGTCGATGAACTGAGTGATTGGGCGCATCAAAACAACGTCATTAGTATTGCCTGTGTTAATCCAGTATCACTTGCATTATTAAAACCACCGGGTTTATGGGGTCACCATGGAGTAGATATTGTTTGCGGTGAGGGACAACCTTTAGGCTCGCCTATGGCATCTGGCGGTCCTTATTTTGGTTTTTTAAGCACCCGTATGGGACATGTCCGGCAACTTCCGGGAAGACTGATTGGCTGTACTTTAGATAAAGACGGTAAAAGGGGATTTACTTTAACATTACAAGCGCGAGAACAACATATTCGTCGCGCTAAAGCGACTTCAAACATTTGTACGAATCAAGGATTACTGGTTACCGCAGCGACCATCCACATGAGTCTTTTAGGAGCAGAAGGATTACGCCAGGTAGCTAGCCAATGCCATCAGAATACACATGTATTAGCTGAAGTTTTAACTCAAATTGATGGTGTAGAGTTAGTTTTTGATGCTCCTTATTTTCATGAAGTATTGCTTCAATTAAATCAGCCCGTTGATCAAGTACTAAAAGAATTAGCAAATGCAGGCATTACTGGCGGTTATGCTCCAGGAATCCATTATCCTCAATTAGCAAATACTCTTTTGGTTTGTGCTACCGAAATGCGCACAGATGAGGATATCGAGCTCTATGCAAAAACATTAAAAGCCATCATGTCTCAACGAGGTGCCCAATGTTCGTAA
- the gcvPB gene encoding aminomethyl-transferring glycine dehydrogenase subunit GcvPB: protein MLIFELSQKNRQATAQAPKISKSKYAIPAELERKIPPKLPACSELQVVRHFTRLSHKNFAIDSNFYPLGSCTMKYNPRGVHKAASSANFLNRHPLATEQDSQGFLEPLYRLQEYIAEMTGMAGVSLTPMAGSQGEFAGVAMIKAYHQSRGDTARDEMLIPDAAHGTNPASAVMCGFKIVEIATAADGDIDLEELKSKLGPKTAGIMLTNPSTLGLFMRQIKEIAALVHQAGGLLYYDGANLNAILGKVRPGDMGFDVMHLNLHKTFATPHGGGGPGAGPVAVGKRLLPFMPLPIVKKTNSEYQWATRQDYPQSIGRLSCFMGNAGILLRAYFYIRLLGKEGLLRVSEYATLNANYLLKELSKAGFTPAYPNRRASHEFILTLSPEKKSYGITAMDFAKRLLDYGIHAPTTYFPLLIPECLLIEPTETESKEELDQFVQVMKSIKEEAATTPNIVKEAPHSLPVKRLDDVKAARELDLNYFAHEDTSAG, encoded by the coding sequence ATGTTGATTTTTGAATTATCCCAAAAAAACCGTCAAGCTACGGCCCAAGCACCGAAAATTTCAAAGAGTAAATACGCCATTCCTGCCGAATTAGAGCGAAAAATACCACCTAAATTACCTGCGTGTTCTGAATTACAAGTAGTGCGGCATTTCACGCGTCTTTCTCATAAAAATTTTGCCATAGACAGCAATTTTTATCCCTTAGGTTCATGTACCATGAAATATAATCCGCGTGGGGTCCATAAAGCAGCATCCAGCGCGAATTTCCTCAACCGCCATCCACTTGCTACCGAACAAGACAGCCAAGGTTTTTTAGAACCGCTTTATCGCTTGCAAGAATATATAGCTGAAATGACAGGGATGGCGGGTGTGTCTTTGACACCTATGGCGGGTTCCCAAGGTGAGTTTGCAGGTGTTGCAATGATTAAGGCGTATCACCAATCTCGAGGTGATACTGCACGTGATGAAATGTTGATTCCTGATGCCGCCCATGGCACAAATCCAGCTTCTGCGGTCATGTGCGGATTTAAAATTGTTGAAATAGCTACCGCTGCGGACGGCGATATTGATCTGGAAGAGTTAAAGAGCAAACTAGGCCCAAAAACAGCAGGCATCATGCTAACTAATCCCTCTACACTCGGATTGTTTATGCGGCAAATTAAAGAAATAGCCGCCTTAGTGCATCAAGCTGGTGGATTATTGTATTACGATGGCGCTAATCTTAATGCCATTTTAGGAAAAGTAAGGCCTGGTGATATGGGCTTTGATGTCATGCATCTAAATCTTCATAAAACCTTCGCTACCCCTCATGGTGGTGGTGGACCTGGGGCAGGTCCTGTGGCTGTAGGTAAACGTTTACTACCATTCATGCCATTACCAATTGTGAAAAAGACAAATTCAGAATATCAATGGGCAACTCGCCAGGATTATCCCCAGAGTATAGGGCGTTTGTCTTGCTTTATGGGAAATGCGGGTATATTACTGCGTGCTTATTTTTATATACGTCTACTTGGTAAAGAAGGTTTATTGCGTGTTTCGGAATACGCGACCTTGAACGCAAATTATCTGCTTAAAGAATTAAGTAAAGCAGGATTCACTCCAGCCTATCCCAACAGACGCGCTTCGCATGAATTTATCTTGACCCTAAGTCCAGAAAAAAAATCTTATGGTATTACCGCCATGGACTTTGCCAAAAGATTATTAGATTATGGCATTCACGCCCCAACCACCTATTTTCCTTTGCTGATTCCTGAATGCTTGCTTATTGAGCCTACAGAAACTGAAAGCAAAGAGGAGCTGGATCAGTTTGTACAGGTAATGAAATCTATTAAAGAAGAAGCAGCTACAACTCCTAACATAGTTAAAGAAGCGCCACACTCATTACCTGTTAAACGACTGGATGATGTTAAAGCTGCTCGAGAACTGGATTTAAATTATTTTGCACATGAAGACACCTCAGCAGGATAG